The Lates calcarifer isolate ASB-BC8 linkage group LG6, TLL_Latcal_v3, whole genome shotgun sequence genome includes a region encoding these proteins:
- the szrd1 gene encoding SUZ domain-containing protein 1 isoform X2 produces MEKRLEEKLRISQKEKESSNNSSQSPLKTTMVIQDDSLPAAPPPQIRILKRPASNGSLGSALNQNRPTPQVKSLAQREAEYAEARKRILGSACPEETPQDKPNTDRPGRNNSTLPSEDTRSNNHTVRQPAGPDGTHGFRQHR; encoded by the exons ATGGAAAAACGGTTAGAAGAGAAGCTAAGGATCAGCCAGAAAGAAAA GGAGTCCAGTAACAATTCTTCACAGTCTCCGCTGAAGACAACCATGGTGATACAGGACGACTCTCTACCAGCAGCACCCCCACCCCAGATTCGCATTTTGAAGCGGCCTGCTAGTAACGGGTCGCTGGGATCAGCCTTGAATCAGAACAGGCCTACACCACAGGTCAAGTCTCTGGCTCAGCGTGAGGCAGAGTATGCAGAGGCCAGGAAGAGAATACTGGGCAGCGCTTGCCCAGAGGAGACGCCTCAGGACAAGCCCAACACTGACAG GCCAGGGCGCAATAACTCTACATTGCCTTCAGAGGACACCCGATCAAACAATCACACTGTCCGGCAGCCGGCCGGTCCAGACGGCACCCATGGGTTCCGACAGCACAGATAA
- the atp13a2 gene encoding cation-transporting ATPase 13A2 isoform X1 produces the protein MDRRGSVVEPQSGLPSPSPRDRLLSPDSHMDAQGYKWVRWRVWLCRLAAVLTLGLLLLVFHWRPRLGVLARCCSCPLALADVLLIRDISGQQHVVEVLTEEMEDGSLDVLGELENAEWRDTVQLYKEEKTLLRFYLFEGLRYVWLDRKGAFCRVSVLNEDWTCKDLYGFQKGLSHLEQSLRRRIYGPNLIYVPVKSYMKLLFEEVLNPFYVFQVFSITLWMCDNYYLYAICILLISMLSIGISLYETRKQSITLHNMARLVTNVTIRRKSGVEECVSSEELVPGDCLIIPQEGLLLPCDAALLAGECLVNESMLTGESVPVLKTPLPAGEGKYSSETERRHTLFCGTQLIQAKGGGPGGGGAVAVVTSTGFFTAKGNLVSSILYPQPINFRFYKDAIKFLFILGCVAFIGTIYSFVVLYRSNATWVELVIRSLDIVTIAVPPALPAAITTGTIYAQSRLKKQGIFCISPPRINVCGKVSLFCFDKTGTLTEEGLDVWGVMEGGPVGFSELVPKPRLLPPGPMLSGLACCHTVMLLQGQPLGDPLELKMVESTGWTHQEPEGDGAVLDAEFGGHKVLAVMRPPVQQRQGQGTSVSEAVAIVQRFPFSSALQRMSVVTVARGGHSALAFMKGSPEMVASLCRAETVPSQFSSKLRSFSSEGLRVLAFACKPLDKNTDFRTIERGEVEKDMQFLGLLMLKNLVKPESAEVINILRLACLRTVMVTGDNILTAVNVAKSCGMVGSDEKVIFVTATPHTARSMPTLRFSLEDGATSSGQNSTEVITWGLYQGGFGYHLAINGKSFAALCDHFPEYLPKILMRTTVFARMTPDQKTQLVKELQKLNYRVGMCGDGANDCGALRAADVGVSLSEAEASVASPFTSKTENISCVPLLIREGRCSLVTSFGLFRYMALYSLIQFCSVLILYTVKTGVADMQFLFCDIALVTVLAIVMGRGGPSDQLHPCRPPASLLSLPVLGSLFIHTSMIILGQVAALLITTSQDWYIPLNSTVLGTANLPNMEDTSVFALSGFQYIIMAVVVTKGYPHKKPLYYNVIFLSLLLLLFSVMTWLVLYPGPLVGQLFQLYDISDMNYKMLLVALAALNFLICFLVEVLIDLGILNCLRCLRGNRPSKKQYKLLHALLSDSPSWPPLNQTLSPTDHTVICLS, from the exons GTAGTGTGGTGGAGCCGCAGAGTGGACTCCCCTCACCCAGTCCACGAGACCGCCTGCTCAGTCCTGACTCACACATG GATGCACAGGGATATAAGTGGGTACGCTGGCGGGTGTGGTTGTGTCGTCTGGCTGCTGTGCTGACCTTGGGTCTCCTCCTGCTTGTGTTTCACTGGCGCCCACGGCTTGGTGTCCTCGCCCGCTGCTGCTCCTGCCCTCTGGCTCTCGCAGACGTTCTTCTAATAaga GACATTTCTGGCCAGCAGCATGTGGTGGAGGTCCtcacagaggagatggaggatgGCAG tcTGGACGTGTTGGGAGAGCTGGAGAACGCTGAGTGGAGAGATACAGTTCAGCTGTACAAGGAGGAG AAAACGCTGCTGCGCTTCTACCTGTTTGAAGGACTGCGCTACGTCTGGCTGGACAGGAAGGGAGCTTTCTGCCGTGTTAG TGTCCTCAATGAGGACTGGACCTGCAAGGACCTGTATGGCTTCCAAAAAGGCCTTAGTCACCTGGAGCAGAGCTTGAG GAGACGCATTTATGGGCCCAACCTTATTTACGTGCCTGTGAAGTCTTACATGAAACTGCTGTTTGAGGAG GTCCTCAACCCATTCTATGTGTTCCAGGTCTTCAGCATCACACTGTGGATGTGTGATAACTATTATTTGTACGCCATCTGTATTTTACTTATCTCCATGTTGTCCATCGGGATCTCTCTTTATGAGACTCGCAAG CAAAGCATCACTCTTCACAACATGGCCCGATTGGTCACAAATGTTACAATACGCAGAAAATCAGGAG tggAAGAGTGTGTGAGTTCAGAGGAGCTGGTCCCTGGCGACTGTCTGATCATCCCTCAGGAGGGTCTGCTGCTGCCCTGTGACGCTGCCCTGCTGGCTGGGGAGTGTCTGGTCAACGAGAGCATGCTCACAG GTGAAAGTGTCCCAGTGCTGAAAACCCCACTGCCGGCAGGTGAGGGCAAGTACAGCTCAGAGACTGAGCGTAGACACACTCTCTTCTGTGGTACCCAGCTCATTCAGGCCAAAGGGGGAGGACCAGGAGGTGGTGGTGCTGTTGCTGTGGTCACAAGCACTG GGTTTTTCACAGCCAAAGGAAACCTGGTCAGCTCCATTTTGTATCCTCAGCCAATCAACTTCCGCTTCTACAAAGATGCCATCAAGTTCCTGTTCATCCTGGGTTGTGTTG CTTTTATTGGCACCATTTACAGCTTCGTGGTCCTCTACAGGTCCAAT gctACTTGGGTGGAGTTGGTAATCAGAAGCCTGGATATTGTGACCATAGCAGTGCCTCCTGCTCTGCCTGCTGCTATCACCACCGGCACCATCTACGCCCAGAGCAGGCTGAAGAAGCAGGGCATTTTCTGCATCAGTCCACCACGCATCAACGTCTGTGGCAAGGTCTCACTCTTCTGCTTTGACAAG ACAGGAACTCTGACAGAGGAGGGTCTGGATGTGTGGGGAGTGATGGAGGGGGGACCCGTTGGTTTCTCAGAGCTGGTCCCAAAGCCCAGACTCTTGCCCCCAGGGCCCATGCTGTCAGGGCTGGCCTGCTGTCATACTGTGATGCTGCTGCAAGGTCAACCCCTTGGAGACCCTCTGGAGCTCAAGATGGTTGAGTCCACTGGTTGG ACCCATCAGGAGCCAGAGGGAGATGGGGCAGTGCTGGATGCTGAGTTTGGAGGCCACAAAGTTTTGGCTGTTATGAGACCTCCTGTCCAGCAGCGCCAAGGTCAAGGAACT TCTGTGAGTGAGGCGGTGGCCATTGTTCAGAGGTTTCCCTTCTCCTCGGCCTTGCAGAGGATGAGCGTGGTCACGGTGGCCCGTGGGGGTCACTCTGCTCTCGCTTTCATGAAAGGATCTCCTGAGATGGTGGCGAGCCTCTGCCGAGCAGAAACAG TGCCTTCACAGTTCTCCAGCAAGCTGCGTAGTTTCTCCAGTGAGGGCCTCAGGGTTCTTGCATTTGCCTGTAAACCCTTAGATAAGAACACTGACTTCAGGACCATTGAACG AGGGGAAGTAGAGAAAGACATGCAGTTCCTGGGCTTACTGATGTTGAAGAACTTGGTGAAGCCAGAGAGTGCAGAGGTTATTAACATCCTGAGACTGGCATGCCTTCGCACCGTCATGGTCACTG GCGacaacattttaacagcagTTAATGTGGCCAAAAGCTGCGGGATGGTGGGGTCTGATGAGAAGGTGATATTCGTCACTGCCACCCCCCACACTGCCCGGTCCATGCCCACACTGAGGTTCAGCCTGGAGGATGGAGCCACATCATCTGGCCAAAACTCCACAGAGGTCATCACTTGG GGCCTGTACCAGGGTGGTTTTGGCTATCATTTGGCTATTAATGGCAAGTCCTTCGCTGCCCTTTGTGACCACTTTCCTGAGTATCTGCCAAAG ATTTTGATGCGAACCACAGTATTTGCACGCATGACTCCTGACCAGAAAACCCAGCTGGTGAAGGAGCTGCAGAAACTGAA CTACCGGGTGGGCATGTGTGGAGACGGGGCCAATGACTGTGGGGCCCTGAGAGCTGCTGATGTTGGGGTTTCCCTCTCTGAAGCAGAGGCTTCGGTTGCTTCACCTTTCACTTCCAAGACTGAAAACATCAGCTGTGTGCCGCTGCTTATCAG agagGGCCGATGTTCCCTGGTCACCTCCTTCGGTCTCTTCAGATACATGGCCCTGTACAGCCTCATTCAGTTTTGCTCTGTCCTCATCCTTTACACA GTGAAGACGGGCGTGGCTGACATGCAGTTCCTGTTCTGTGACATTGCTCTGGTGACTGTGCTGGCCATCGTGATGGGAAGAGGAGGTCCCAGTGATCAGCTGCATCCCTGCAGACCCCCAGCCAGTCTGCTGTCCCTGCCCGTCCTGGGAAGCCTTTTCATCCACACCTCCATGATCATCCTGGGCCAGGTGGCTGCGCTCCTCATCACCACCTCACAGGACTG gTATATTCCACTTAATTCAACTGTGCTTGGAACGGCCAATCTGCCCAACATGGAGGACACCAGCGTGTTTGCCCTGTCAGGTTTCCAGTACATCATCATGGCTGTGGTGGTCACTAAGGGCTACCCCCACAAGAAACCTCTCTACTACAATG TGATTttcctcagtctgctgctcctcctgttttctgtgATGACCTGGCTGGTCTTGTATCCGGGGCCTCTCGTCGGCCAATTATTTCAACTGTATGACATCTCTGATATGAACTACAAGATGTTACTCGTAGCTTTGGCTGCTCTCAACttcctcatttgttttcttgtagaG GTGCTGATAGACTTGGGAATCCTGAACTGTCTTCGGTGTCTGCGTGGGAATCGTCCGTCCAAGAAACAGTATAAACTTCTGCATGCCCTTCTGTCTGACTCACCATCATGGCCGCCCCTAAATCAAACCCTGTCCCCCACAGATCACACAGTCATCTGTTTGTCCTAG
- the atp13a2 gene encoding cation-transporting ATPase 13A2 isoform X2, which produces MDAQGYKWVRWRVWLCRLAAVLTLGLLLLVFHWRPRLGVLARCCSCPLALADVLLIRDISGQQHVVEVLTEEMEDGSLDVLGELENAEWRDTVQLYKEEKTLLRFYLFEGLRYVWLDRKGAFCRVSVLNEDWTCKDLYGFQKGLSHLEQSLRRRIYGPNLIYVPVKSYMKLLFEEVLNPFYVFQVFSITLWMCDNYYLYAICILLISMLSIGISLYETRKQSITLHNMARLVTNVTIRRKSGVEECVSSEELVPGDCLIIPQEGLLLPCDAALLAGECLVNESMLTGESVPVLKTPLPAGEGKYSSETERRHTLFCGTQLIQAKGGGPGGGGAVAVVTSTGFFTAKGNLVSSILYPQPINFRFYKDAIKFLFILGCVAFIGTIYSFVVLYRSNATWVELVIRSLDIVTIAVPPALPAAITTGTIYAQSRLKKQGIFCISPPRINVCGKVSLFCFDKTGTLTEEGLDVWGVMEGGPVGFSELVPKPRLLPPGPMLSGLACCHTVMLLQGQPLGDPLELKMVESTGWTHQEPEGDGAVLDAEFGGHKVLAVMRPPVQQRQGQGTSVSEAVAIVQRFPFSSALQRMSVVTVARGGHSALAFMKGSPEMVASLCRAETVPSQFSSKLRSFSSEGLRVLAFACKPLDKNTDFRTIERGEVEKDMQFLGLLMLKNLVKPESAEVINILRLACLRTVMVTGDNILTAVNVAKSCGMVGSDEKVIFVTATPHTARSMPTLRFSLEDGATSSGQNSTEVITWGLYQGGFGYHLAINGKSFAALCDHFPEYLPKILMRTTVFARMTPDQKTQLVKELQKLNYRVGMCGDGANDCGALRAADVGVSLSEAEASVASPFTSKTENISCVPLLIREGRCSLVTSFGLFRYMALYSLIQFCSVLILYTVKTGVADMQFLFCDIALVTVLAIVMGRGGPSDQLHPCRPPASLLSLPVLGSLFIHTSMIILGQVAALLITTSQDWYIPLNSTVLGTANLPNMEDTSVFALSGFQYIIMAVVVTKGYPHKKPLYYNVIFLSLLLLLFSVMTWLVLYPGPLVGQLFQLYDISDMNYKMLLVALAALNFLICFLVEVLIDLGILNCLRCLRGNRPSKKQYKLLHALLSDSPSWPPLNQTLSPTDHTVICLS; this is translated from the exons ATG GATGCACAGGGATATAAGTGGGTACGCTGGCGGGTGTGGTTGTGTCGTCTGGCTGCTGTGCTGACCTTGGGTCTCCTCCTGCTTGTGTTTCACTGGCGCCCACGGCTTGGTGTCCTCGCCCGCTGCTGCTCCTGCCCTCTGGCTCTCGCAGACGTTCTTCTAATAaga GACATTTCTGGCCAGCAGCATGTGGTGGAGGTCCtcacagaggagatggaggatgGCAG tcTGGACGTGTTGGGAGAGCTGGAGAACGCTGAGTGGAGAGATACAGTTCAGCTGTACAAGGAGGAG AAAACGCTGCTGCGCTTCTACCTGTTTGAAGGACTGCGCTACGTCTGGCTGGACAGGAAGGGAGCTTTCTGCCGTGTTAG TGTCCTCAATGAGGACTGGACCTGCAAGGACCTGTATGGCTTCCAAAAAGGCCTTAGTCACCTGGAGCAGAGCTTGAG GAGACGCATTTATGGGCCCAACCTTATTTACGTGCCTGTGAAGTCTTACATGAAACTGCTGTTTGAGGAG GTCCTCAACCCATTCTATGTGTTCCAGGTCTTCAGCATCACACTGTGGATGTGTGATAACTATTATTTGTACGCCATCTGTATTTTACTTATCTCCATGTTGTCCATCGGGATCTCTCTTTATGAGACTCGCAAG CAAAGCATCACTCTTCACAACATGGCCCGATTGGTCACAAATGTTACAATACGCAGAAAATCAGGAG tggAAGAGTGTGTGAGTTCAGAGGAGCTGGTCCCTGGCGACTGTCTGATCATCCCTCAGGAGGGTCTGCTGCTGCCCTGTGACGCTGCCCTGCTGGCTGGGGAGTGTCTGGTCAACGAGAGCATGCTCACAG GTGAAAGTGTCCCAGTGCTGAAAACCCCACTGCCGGCAGGTGAGGGCAAGTACAGCTCAGAGACTGAGCGTAGACACACTCTCTTCTGTGGTACCCAGCTCATTCAGGCCAAAGGGGGAGGACCAGGAGGTGGTGGTGCTGTTGCTGTGGTCACAAGCACTG GGTTTTTCACAGCCAAAGGAAACCTGGTCAGCTCCATTTTGTATCCTCAGCCAATCAACTTCCGCTTCTACAAAGATGCCATCAAGTTCCTGTTCATCCTGGGTTGTGTTG CTTTTATTGGCACCATTTACAGCTTCGTGGTCCTCTACAGGTCCAAT gctACTTGGGTGGAGTTGGTAATCAGAAGCCTGGATATTGTGACCATAGCAGTGCCTCCTGCTCTGCCTGCTGCTATCACCACCGGCACCATCTACGCCCAGAGCAGGCTGAAGAAGCAGGGCATTTTCTGCATCAGTCCACCACGCATCAACGTCTGTGGCAAGGTCTCACTCTTCTGCTTTGACAAG ACAGGAACTCTGACAGAGGAGGGTCTGGATGTGTGGGGAGTGATGGAGGGGGGACCCGTTGGTTTCTCAGAGCTGGTCCCAAAGCCCAGACTCTTGCCCCCAGGGCCCATGCTGTCAGGGCTGGCCTGCTGTCATACTGTGATGCTGCTGCAAGGTCAACCCCTTGGAGACCCTCTGGAGCTCAAGATGGTTGAGTCCACTGGTTGG ACCCATCAGGAGCCAGAGGGAGATGGGGCAGTGCTGGATGCTGAGTTTGGAGGCCACAAAGTTTTGGCTGTTATGAGACCTCCTGTCCAGCAGCGCCAAGGTCAAGGAACT TCTGTGAGTGAGGCGGTGGCCATTGTTCAGAGGTTTCCCTTCTCCTCGGCCTTGCAGAGGATGAGCGTGGTCACGGTGGCCCGTGGGGGTCACTCTGCTCTCGCTTTCATGAAAGGATCTCCTGAGATGGTGGCGAGCCTCTGCCGAGCAGAAACAG TGCCTTCACAGTTCTCCAGCAAGCTGCGTAGTTTCTCCAGTGAGGGCCTCAGGGTTCTTGCATTTGCCTGTAAACCCTTAGATAAGAACACTGACTTCAGGACCATTGAACG AGGGGAAGTAGAGAAAGACATGCAGTTCCTGGGCTTACTGATGTTGAAGAACTTGGTGAAGCCAGAGAGTGCAGAGGTTATTAACATCCTGAGACTGGCATGCCTTCGCACCGTCATGGTCACTG GCGacaacattttaacagcagTTAATGTGGCCAAAAGCTGCGGGATGGTGGGGTCTGATGAGAAGGTGATATTCGTCACTGCCACCCCCCACACTGCCCGGTCCATGCCCACACTGAGGTTCAGCCTGGAGGATGGAGCCACATCATCTGGCCAAAACTCCACAGAGGTCATCACTTGG GGCCTGTACCAGGGTGGTTTTGGCTATCATTTGGCTATTAATGGCAAGTCCTTCGCTGCCCTTTGTGACCACTTTCCTGAGTATCTGCCAAAG ATTTTGATGCGAACCACAGTATTTGCACGCATGACTCCTGACCAGAAAACCCAGCTGGTGAAGGAGCTGCAGAAACTGAA CTACCGGGTGGGCATGTGTGGAGACGGGGCCAATGACTGTGGGGCCCTGAGAGCTGCTGATGTTGGGGTTTCCCTCTCTGAAGCAGAGGCTTCGGTTGCTTCACCTTTCACTTCCAAGACTGAAAACATCAGCTGTGTGCCGCTGCTTATCAG agagGGCCGATGTTCCCTGGTCACCTCCTTCGGTCTCTTCAGATACATGGCCCTGTACAGCCTCATTCAGTTTTGCTCTGTCCTCATCCTTTACACA GTGAAGACGGGCGTGGCTGACATGCAGTTCCTGTTCTGTGACATTGCTCTGGTGACTGTGCTGGCCATCGTGATGGGAAGAGGAGGTCCCAGTGATCAGCTGCATCCCTGCAGACCCCCAGCCAGTCTGCTGTCCCTGCCCGTCCTGGGAAGCCTTTTCATCCACACCTCCATGATCATCCTGGGCCAGGTGGCTGCGCTCCTCATCACCACCTCACAGGACTG gTATATTCCACTTAATTCAACTGTGCTTGGAACGGCCAATCTGCCCAACATGGAGGACACCAGCGTGTTTGCCCTGTCAGGTTTCCAGTACATCATCATGGCTGTGGTGGTCACTAAGGGCTACCCCCACAAGAAACCTCTCTACTACAATG TGATTttcctcagtctgctgctcctcctgttttctgtgATGACCTGGCTGGTCTTGTATCCGGGGCCTCTCGTCGGCCAATTATTTCAACTGTATGACATCTCTGATATGAACTACAAGATGTTACTCGTAGCTTTGGCTGCTCTCAACttcctcatttgttttcttgtagaG GTGCTGATAGACTTGGGAATCCTGAACTGTCTTCGGTGTCTGCGTGGGAATCGTCCGTCCAAGAAACAGTATAAACTTCTGCATGCCCTTCTGTCTGACTCACCATCATGGCCGCCCCTAAATCAAACCCTGTCCCCCACAGATCACACAGTCATCTGTTTGTCCTAG
- the szrd1 gene encoding SUZ domain-containing protein 1 isoform X1, producing the protein MDEEVAESWEEAADSGEMEKRLEEKLRISQKEKESSNNSSQSPLKTTMVIQDDSLPAAPPPQIRILKRPASNGSLGSALNQNRPTPQVKSLAQREAEYAEARKRILGSACPEETPQDKPNTDRPGRNNSTLPSEDTRSNNHTVRQPAGPDGTHGFRQHR; encoded by the exons ATGGATGAGGAGGTCGCCGAAAGTTGGGAAGAAGCTGCTGACAGTGGG GAAATGGAAAAACGGTTAGAAGAGAAGCTAAGGATCAGCCAGAAAGAAAA GGAGTCCAGTAACAATTCTTCACAGTCTCCGCTGAAGACAACCATGGTGATACAGGACGACTCTCTACCAGCAGCACCCCCACCCCAGATTCGCATTTTGAAGCGGCCTGCTAGTAACGGGTCGCTGGGATCAGCCTTGAATCAGAACAGGCCTACACCACAGGTCAAGTCTCTGGCTCAGCGTGAGGCAGAGTATGCAGAGGCCAGGAAGAGAATACTGGGCAGCGCTTGCCCAGAGGAGACGCCTCAGGACAAGCCCAACACTGACAG GCCAGGGCGCAATAACTCTACATTGCCTTCAGAGGACACCCGATCAAACAATCACACTGTCCGGCAGCCGGCCGGTCCAGACGGCACCCATGGGTTCCGACAGCACAGATAA